A single window of Nocardioides kongjuensis DNA harbors:
- the ypfJ gene encoding KPN_02809 family neutral zinc metallopeptidase: MRFNPKARLDQSRVRDAGSGGGGGMGGGLGGGGMRIPIPTGKGGIGGLIGVILVVVVTLLLGGNPLSGGGGTGGLGNVYSPSRLSDQQQGTDRYAGCKTGEDANNSQDCARVAIENSLTDYWGTELGGKFRPEKAMVTFTGSVDTGCGAASSAVGPFYCPTDETIYLDTTFFDDVLEGQLGGPDGSFVEFYVLAHEYGHHISNLLGYMGQVRSQQTGPQSDGVRLELQADCYAGMWAKHATTTEDASGEKLILDLTQDDINQAIEAAKSVGDDYIQKRSGGRVNEEAWTHGSSAQRQKWFMVGFREGTLEACDTFAAPKV; encoded by the coding sequence GTGCGATTCAATCCGAAGGCCCGCCTCGACCAGTCCCGGGTACGCGACGCCGGCTCCGGCGGCGGCGGTGGCATGGGTGGCGGTCTCGGGGGCGGCGGCATGCGGATCCCGATCCCGACCGGCAAGGGCGGCATCGGCGGCCTGATCGGCGTGATCCTGGTCGTGGTGGTCACCCTCCTCCTCGGCGGCAACCCGCTGAGCGGGGGCGGCGGCACGGGCGGGCTCGGCAACGTCTACTCCCCCTCCCGGTTGAGCGACCAGCAACAGGGCACCGACCGCTACGCGGGCTGCAAGACCGGCGAGGACGCCAACAACAGCCAGGACTGCGCCCGGGTCGCGATCGAGAACTCGCTGACCGACTACTGGGGCACCGAGCTCGGCGGCAAGTTCCGCCCCGAGAAGGCGATGGTCACCTTCACCGGCTCCGTGGACACCGGTTGCGGTGCCGCGTCGTCGGCGGTCGGCCCGTTCTACTGCCCGACGGACGAGACGATCTACCTCGACACCACCTTCTTCGACGACGTCCTGGAGGGTCAGCTCGGCGGCCCCGACGGCAGCTTCGTCGAGTTCTACGTGCTCGCCCACGAGTACGGCCACCACATCTCCAACCTGCTCGGCTACATGGGGCAGGTCCGCAGCCAGCAGACCGGGCCGCAGAGCGACGGCGTACGCCTCGAGCTGCAGGCCGACTGCTACGCCGGCATGTGGGCCAAGCACGCGACGACCACCGAGGACGCGTCGGGCGAGAAGCTGATCCTGGACCTCACGCAGGACGACATCAACCAGGCCATCGAGGCCGCCAAGTCGGTCGGCGACGACTACATCCAGAAGCGCTCCGGCGGTCGGGTCAACGAGGAGGCCTGGACGCACGGCTCCTCGGCACAGCGCCAGAAGTGGTTCATGGTCGGCTTCCGGGAGGGCACGCTCGAGGCCTGCGACACGTTCGCGGCCCCCAAGGTCTGA
- a CDS encoding phosphotransferase: protein MWQPEPDWVALPGGTGTSTVGVWRTALGGRPVVVKRLGAPAPGDPAVLSERTHAGYWRREADVLSTGLTAETPGLRSAAASVEEDDDGVTIVRDWVEDAASSGLFLALSLGRFSGADLGRPPYLATSLLRDRIGRVARRGGWTTLARTTVADVAEHLWTHRERLLALLDALPQVPQHGDPTALNLPGRDGDDALAIDWGTLGHGPVGGDLGYLSLSTREEFEPLLDAYLLGLPDGIADRASVVLGAQVVSVYTALNRAEWALARVAGGEGALAGKYRHPAVAPHLRALQRTFGHMEDLLAL, encoded by the coding sequence ATGTGGCAGCCCGAGCCCGACTGGGTGGCGCTCCCCGGAGGCACGGGGACGTCCACCGTCGGCGTGTGGCGCACCGCGCTCGGTGGGCGGCCCGTGGTGGTGAAGCGGCTCGGTGCGCCGGCGCCGGGCGACCCTGCCGTCCTGTCCGAGCGCACCCACGCCGGCTACTGGCGTCGCGAGGCCGACGTCTTGTCGACCGGCCTGACCGCCGAGACCCCCGGGCTGCGATCGGCCGCCGCCTCGGTGGAGGAGGACGACGACGGCGTCACGATCGTGCGCGACTGGGTCGAGGACGCCGCGTCGAGCGGTCTGTTCCTGGCCTTGTCGCTCGGCCGTTTCTCCGGTGCGGACCTCGGCCGCCCGCCGTACCTGGCCACATCACTGCTCCGCGACCGGATCGGCCGGGTCGCCCGGCGGGGCGGCTGGACCACCCTGGCCCGGACCACGGTCGCCGACGTCGCCGAGCACCTGTGGACCCATCGAGAGCGGTTGCTCGCGCTGCTGGACGCCCTGCCGCAGGTCCCGCAGCACGGCGACCCGACGGCGCTGAACCTGCCCGGCCGCGACGGCGACGATGCGCTCGCGATCGACTGGGGGACGCTGGGCCACGGCCCGGTCGGCGGCGACCTCGGCTACCTGTCCCTGTCCACCCGCGAGGAGTTCGAACCGCTCCTCGACGCCTACCTGCTCGGCCTGCCGGACGGGATCGCCGATCGCGCCAGCGTGGTGCTCGGTGCCCAGGTCGTCTCGGTCTACACCGCGCTCAACCGCGCGGAGTGGGCGCTGGCCCGGGTCGCGGGTGGCGAGGGCGCGCTCGCCGGCAAGTACCGCCACCCGGCCGTGGCGCCCCACCTGCGTGCGCTGCAGCGCACGTTCGGGCACATGGAGGACCTGCTGGCGCTGTAG
- a CDS encoding ABC transporter permease, which translates to MSTTGWRLLLRLGLRQDRILAPVALGVLVLMSVASAAATPGLYADQADRVRAAEAINASPAIVALYGPILDVTSVGELAMTKMTVLYAVFVAVLFVVVVRRHTRVEEETGRTELIGGTAVGRHAPLLATLVEAVLLALVLGVLTALGNTVSGLEATGSLAFGALWAGTALVAAGIGAVTAQLSASARTCAAYAAGVVGVLFVLRAAGDTGPGWLSWLSPLGWNTRVRAYGEVRWWLLACYLLLAAALAAAAVVLRTRRDLGSGLVPTRPGPRTGSPRLADAFALAVKVHATTLVLWSVAAGVLGVVFGMIAPGIGDLLDSEVAQSIIDELGGALVAAILSVVAVVLTYFAVTVVSHTGHDEQDGRAELVLATATSRSGWFAASAVLALVGTAWLLVVTGVGLWIGYVAADGPGIGNLVVAALAWVPAAWVVGALAVLSLAVGLRWSVLVWAWPAAFLTLSLLGDVLELPGWLTGLSPYSHVPSLPAEGWSWGSAGGLSAVAAALLVVAWWRFRERDIG; encoded by the coding sequence ATGAGCACGACCGGTTGGCGGCTGCTCCTGCGCCTCGGGCTGCGCCAGGACCGGATCCTCGCACCCGTGGCGCTCGGGGTGCTCGTGCTGATGAGCGTCGCGTCGGCCGCGGCCACCCCGGGCCTGTACGCCGACCAGGCCGACCGGGTCCGCGCGGCCGAGGCGATCAACGCCAGCCCGGCGATCGTCGCGCTCTACGGCCCGATCCTCGACGTCACCAGCGTGGGCGAGCTGGCGATGACCAAGATGACGGTGCTGTACGCCGTCTTCGTGGCGGTGCTGTTCGTCGTGGTGGTGCGCCGGCACACCCGGGTCGAGGAGGAGACCGGCCGCACCGAGCTGATCGGCGGCACCGCCGTCGGCCGCCACGCACCGCTGCTCGCCACCCTGGTCGAGGCCGTGCTGCTGGCGCTGGTGCTCGGCGTGCTCACCGCGCTCGGGAACACCGTGTCCGGGCTCGAGGCGACCGGGTCGCTGGCCTTCGGCGCGCTGTGGGCCGGGACCGCGCTGGTGGCCGCGGGCATCGGCGCGGTGACCGCCCAGCTGTCCGCCAGCGCCCGCACCTGTGCGGCGTACGCGGCCGGGGTGGTGGGCGTCCTGTTCGTGCTGCGTGCCGCCGGCGACACCGGCCCCGGGTGGCTGAGCTGGCTCTCGCCGCTCGGCTGGAACACCCGGGTCCGCGCGTACGGCGAGGTGCGCTGGTGGCTGCTGGCCTGCTACCTCCTCCTCGCCGCAGCACTGGCCGCAGCCGCGGTCGTGCTGCGCACCCGCCGCGACCTCGGCTCAGGACTGGTGCCGACCCGACCCGGGCCGAGGACGGGCTCGCCGCGGCTGGCCGACGCGTTCGCCCTCGCGGTCAAGGTGCACGCCACGACGCTCGTGCTGTGGTCGGTCGCGGCCGGCGTGCTGGGAGTGGTCTTCGGCATGATCGCGCCCGGCATCGGCGACCTGCTCGACTCCGAGGTCGCCCAGTCGATCATCGACGAGCTCGGCGGTGCCCTCGTCGCGGCGATCCTCTCGGTCGTCGCGGTCGTCCTCACCTACTTCGCCGTGACCGTGGTCAGCCACACCGGCCACGACGAGCAGGACGGCCGCGCGGAGCTCGTGCTCGCGACCGCGACCAGCCGCAGCGGCTGGTTCGCCGCGTCGGCCGTGCTGGCCCTCGTCGGTACGGCCTGGCTCCTCGTCGTGACCGGCGTCGGCCTGTGGATCGGGTACGTCGCCGCGGACGGTCCCGGCATCGGCAACCTGGTCGTCGCGGCACTGGCGTGGGTGCCCGCAGCCTGGGTGGTCGGTGCGCTCGCGGTGCTCTCGCTGGCCGTCGGGCTGCGCTGGTCGGTCCTGGTCTGGGCGTGGCCGGCGGCGTTCTTGACGCTCAGCCTGCTCGGCGACGTGCTCGAGCTGCCGGGCTGGCTGACCGGCCTGTCGCCGTACTCGCACGTGCCGTCGCTGCCGGCCGAGGGCTGGAGCTGGGGGAGTGCCGGTGGCCTGAGCGCCGTGGCGGCCGCGCTGCTCGTCGTGGCGTGGTGGCGGTTCCGCGAGCGCGACATCGGCTAG
- a CDS encoding ABC transporter ATP-binding protein, translated as MTSPLIEAHGLVKTFGSFRALDGLDLVVEAGEVHGFLGPNGAGKSTTIRVLLGLLRRDAGEVRILGGDPWRDAAQLHRRLAYVPGDVSLWPNLSGGEIVDLLIRMRGADPATSRREELIERFSLDPTKRGRAYSKGNRQKVALVAAFATDPDLLILDEPTSGLDPLMEQVFNECVAEQTGRGATVLLSSHILSEVDRLADRVTIIREGRVVETGRISDLRHLSRSRIVATLSGTAPDLSAAPGVHDLAVADGQVSCTVDPDGLPAVLAALTAAGVTALTSTPPSLEELFLDAYRDRAGAGR; from the coding sequence ATGACGAGTCCCCTCATCGAGGCGCACGGCCTCGTGAAGACGTTCGGCTCCTTCCGCGCCCTCGACGGGCTGGACCTGGTCGTCGAGGCCGGGGAGGTCCACGGCTTCCTCGGCCCGAACGGCGCCGGCAAGTCGACCACCATCCGGGTGCTGCTCGGACTGCTCCGCAGGGACGCCGGCGAGGTCCGCATCCTCGGCGGCGACCCGTGGCGCGATGCTGCGCAGCTGCACCGCCGGCTGGCGTACGTGCCCGGCGACGTCAGCCTGTGGCCCAACCTGAGCGGCGGCGAGATCGTCGACCTGCTCATCCGGATGCGCGGTGCCGACCCCGCGACCTCGCGGCGCGAGGAGCTGATCGAGCGGTTCTCCCTCGACCCCACCAAGCGCGGGCGTGCCTACTCCAAGGGCAACCGGCAGAAGGTCGCGCTGGTCGCCGCGTTCGCCACCGACCCGGACCTGCTCATCCTCGACGAGCCCACCTCGGGCCTCGACCCGCTCATGGAGCAGGTGTTCAACGAGTGCGTGGCCGAGCAGACGGGCCGCGGCGCCACGGTGCTGCTGTCCAGCCACATCCTCAGCGAGGTCGACCGGCTCGCCGACCGGGTCACGATCATCCGGGAGGGCAGGGTCGTCGAGACCGGCCGGATCAGCGACCTGCGCCACCTCAGCCGGTCGAGGATCGTCGCCACGTTGAGCGGTACCGCGCCCGACCTGTCCGCCGCGCCCGGGGTCCACGACCTCGCGGTCGCCGACGGCCAGGTGAGCTGCACGGTCGACCCGGACGGCCTGCCGGCCGTGCTGGCGGCGCTGACGGCCGCCGGCGTCACGGCCCTCACCAGCACCCCGCCGAGCCTCGAGGAGCTCTTCCTCGACGCCTACCGGGACCGGGCCGGGGCCGGGCGATGA
- a CDS encoding GbsR/MarR family transcriptional regulator, producing the protein MTADPSRDSFVERMGGALTSTGLARLPSRVFAALLVDDDGRMTAAEIATGLGVSPAGVSGAVRYLDGIGMIRRERERGSRRDVFVVDDDAWHGMIARLDQFYAPLIAALDRGLADLGEDDPAHRRLRLSREFLAFVLAEMSDLDQRWAVRRTELGLD; encoded by the coding sequence ATGACGGCCGACCCTTCGCGCGACTCCTTCGTGGAGCGGATGGGTGGCGCGCTGACCAGCACCGGCCTGGCCCGGCTGCCGTCGCGGGTCTTCGCCGCGCTCCTCGTCGACGACGACGGCCGGATGACCGCCGCCGAGATCGCGACCGGCCTCGGCGTCAGCCCGGCCGGTGTCTCCGGGGCGGTACGCTACCTGGACGGCATCGGCATGATCCGCCGCGAGCGCGAGCGCGGCTCCAGGCGCGACGTCTTCGTCGTCGACGACGACGCCTGGCACGGCATGATCGCCCGGCTCGACCAGTTCTACGCGCCCCTCATCGCCGCCCTCGACCGCGGCCTGGCCGACCTGGGCGAGGACGACCCCGCCCACCGCCGCTTGCGGCTGTCACGGGAGTTCCTGGCGTTCGTGCTCGCCGAGATGTCCGACCTCGACCAGCGGTGGGCCGTACGACGTACCGAGCTGGGCCTCGACTGA
- a CDS encoding GNAT family N-acetyltransferase gives MQIATDDPRRPDVLGLLEEHLADMYATSPAESVHALDPDALAAPSITFWTAREDGVLLGCVALKRISGAHAELKSMRTATAARRRGVAGLLLDHVLAEARDRGHARISLETGTEDYFAPARALYLTRGFTECGPFEGYVLDPNSVFLTLALRPARSLPGSHPVDHQCRAVRHRGDG, from the coding sequence ATGCAGATCGCGACCGACGACCCCCGCCGTCCCGACGTGCTCGGGCTGCTCGAGGAGCACCTCGCGGACATGTACGCGACCTCGCCCGCCGAGAGCGTGCACGCCCTCGACCCCGACGCCCTCGCGGCACCGTCGATCACGTTCTGGACCGCTCGGGAGGACGGCGTCCTGCTCGGCTGCGTCGCCCTCAAGCGGATCTCGGGCGCACACGCCGAGCTCAAGTCGATGCGCACCGCGACGGCGGCTCGCCGCCGCGGGGTGGCCGGGCTGCTGCTCGACCACGTGCTGGCCGAGGCGCGTGACCGCGGCCACGCCCGGATCAGCCTGGAGACGGGGACCGAGGACTACTTCGCGCCGGCGCGTGCGCTCTACCTCACCCGAGGCTTCACGGAGTGCGGCCCGTTCGAGGGCTACGTCCTCGACCCGAACAGCGTCTTCCTGACCCTCGCCCTCCGACCGGCGCGGTCACTGCCAGGCTCGCACCCAGTCGACCACCAGTGTCGAGCCGTTCGCCATCGCGGCGACGGGTGA
- a CDS encoding glycoside hydrolase family 16 protein produces MASSSTRARLRRRSTPAVPLVVLAVALGLGAVSNEIRTAAASRDAARPTISLPIRDGAHLVFTGRVRARAVARLQVRTEKRWKEAAGKRASRSGQYVVTTVLPGADRRYRVVADGRASVVRRFARPLAAPASGDGPAGVAPPAGVAPPAVVPPPGAPHDPEIQEPAAPLDPPAAEDRPGGPVEEPPAKEPPAVEEPEGELPPEEPPASEEPATDDCGVRPQKPEGGLWSCTFVDEFGGTSLDGSKWMPQTTWLSGMVGGELGCYVNTPTTISVRDGLLRLTSLRNLPEFTCVSPYGSFQSRAVVATVASKARFTQVRGSFEARMRMPAERAIPGSHSAFWLYPDQHTYGVWPGSGEIDVAEWFSARPANVYPSVHYAGEVGSSGANCPVPTSSSAFHTYAVEWTPTVMRFYYDDNLCFSHRWMPSNVTPPKPFDQPFYLVLTQVWGAAWNSPVAAMANGSTLVVDWVRAWQ; encoded by the coding sequence ATGGCGAGCTCGTCGACCCGCGCCCGCTTGCGTCGGCGCTCCACGCCGGCCGTCCCCCTCGTCGTCCTCGCCGTCGCGCTCGGACTGGGTGCGGTGTCGAACGAGATCCGGACCGCCGCCGCCTCCCGCGATGCGGCGCGACCGACGATCAGCCTGCCGATCCGCGACGGGGCGCACCTCGTCTTCACCGGGCGGGTCCGCGCACGCGCCGTCGCCCGGCTCCAGGTGCGCACCGAGAAGCGCTGGAAGGAGGCGGCCGGCAAGCGTGCCTCGCGAAGCGGGCAGTACGTCGTGACGACCGTGCTGCCGGGCGCCGACCGCAGGTACCGGGTCGTCGCGGACGGACGGGCCAGCGTCGTGCGCAGGTTCGCACGGCCGCTCGCCGCACCGGCGTCGGGCGACGGGCCGGCCGGCGTGGCCCCACCGGCCGGCGTGGCCCCACCGGCCGTCGTGCCGCCGCCGGGTGCGCCGCACGACCCCGAGATCCAGGAGCCGGCCGCCCCGCTCGACCCGCCGGCGGCAGAGGACCGACCCGGGGGCCCGGTCGAGGAGCCGCCCGCGAAGGAGCCGCCCGCGGTCGAGGAGCCGGAGGGGGAGCTGCCGCCCGAGGAGCCGCCAGCGTCGGAGGAGCCGGCGACCGACGACTGCGGCGTGCGGCCGCAGAAGCCCGAGGGTGGCCTGTGGTCCTGCACCTTCGTCGACGAGTTCGGCGGCACCAGCCTGGACGGCTCGAAGTGGATGCCGCAGACCACCTGGCTCAGCGGCATGGTCGGCGGCGAGCTCGGCTGCTACGTCAACACCCCGACCACGATCAGCGTCCGGGACGGCTTGCTGCGCCTGACCTCGCTGCGCAACCTCCCGGAGTTCACCTGCGTGAGCCCCTACGGCAGCTTCCAGTCCCGGGCGGTCGTCGCCACCGTCGCGAGCAAGGCGCGGTTCACCCAGGTCCGTGGCAGCTTCGAGGCCAGGATGCGGATGCCGGCCGAGCGCGCGATCCCGGGCTCGCACTCCGCCTTCTGGCTCTACCCGGACCAGCACACGTACGGCGTGTGGCCCGGCTCCGGGGAGATCGACGTCGCGGAGTGGTTCAGCGCCCGGCCCGCCAACGTGTACCCGTCGGTGCACTACGCGGGCGAGGTGGGCAGCTCGGGCGCCAACTGCCCGGTGCCCACGTCCAGCAGCGCGTTCCACACCTACGCCGTGGAGTGGACGCCCACCGTGATGCGCTTCTACTACGACGACAACCTGTGCTTCAGCCATCGCTGGATGCCGAGCAACGTGACGCCCCCGAAGCCCTTCGACCAGCCGTTCTACCTGGTGCTCACCCAGGTCTGGGGTGCGGCCTGGAACTCACCCGTCGCCGCGATGGCGAACGGCTCGACACTGGTGGTCGACTGGGTGCGAGCCTGGCAGTGA
- a CDS encoding acVLRF1 family peptidyl-tRNA hydrolase: protein MPEVLVPPARWPRWLENFASSHGGTVVAVVDGAVRGSAQDGSTFTARLPFSRRYDGQPDELAGHVVAPPAWGVLLVRKGGFAVARVENGALAASKVGQRHVQGRTKAGGQSQQRFARRRANQARVAYEAAADHAVTVLGGVSEVVAGGDRGAVDEVLADPRLRSVGVVGPWLAVPDPRRAVLEQALRDAQSLVVSVENAGPR from the coding sequence GTGCCCGAGGTCCTCGTCCCGCCCGCCCGCTGGCCACGCTGGCTGGAGAACTTCGCGTCCTCCCACGGCGGCACGGTGGTGGCCGTCGTCGACGGGGCGGTCCGCGGCTCGGCGCAGGACGGGTCCACCTTCACCGCCCGGCTGCCCTTCTCTCGTCGGTACGACGGCCAGCCCGACGAGCTGGCCGGCCACGTCGTCGCACCGCCGGCGTGGGGAGTGCTCCTCGTCCGCAAGGGTGGCTTCGCCGTCGCGCGGGTCGAGAACGGTGCGCTGGCGGCGAGCAAGGTGGGGCAGCGTCACGTGCAGGGCCGGACGAAGGCGGGCGGCCAGTCCCAGCAGCGGTTCGCGCGGCGCCGCGCCAACCAGGCCCGGGTCGCCTACGAGGCGGCTGCCGACCACGCCGTCACGGTGCTGGGCGGCGTGAGCGAGGTGGTCGCCGGGGGAGACCGGGGCGCCGTGGACGAGGTGCTCGCCGACCCGCGGCTGCGGTCCGTCGGCGTGGTGGGGCCCTGGCTCGCCGTACCCGATCCGCGGCGGGCGGTGCTCGAGCAGGCGCTGCGGGACGCGCAGTCCCTGGTGGTGAGCGTGGAGAACGCGGGCCCCCGCTGA
- a CDS encoding SRPBCC family protein: MSQPPTMHPCERVGIDYVDTAPHRYANSVDLAITPDQLFEVFADADAWPRWAKVIRHVEWTSPLPPGVGSTRVVSMLGGLEGAEEFLLWEPGRRMGFRFNEASERSIRAFAERYDVEPTAHGCRLTWTLALDVTGPGKHFMPVSGLVSNLSFRWFLRNLRRYTDQRFATARSS, translated from the coding sequence ATGTCGCAGCCGCCCACCATGCACCCGTGCGAACGGGTCGGGATCGACTACGTCGACACCGCGCCCCACCGCTACGCCAACAGCGTCGACCTGGCGATCACGCCGGACCAGCTGTTCGAGGTCTTCGCCGACGCCGACGCATGGCCGCGCTGGGCCAAGGTGATCCGGCACGTCGAGTGGACCTCGCCCCTGCCGCCCGGAGTCGGCAGCACCCGGGTGGTGTCGATGCTCGGGGGCCTCGAGGGTGCCGAGGAGTTCCTGCTCTGGGAGCCCGGCCGGCGGATGGGATTTCGTTTCAACGAGGCCTCGGAGAGGTCGATCCGCGCCTTCGCCGAGAGGTACGACGTCGAGCCGACCGCGCACGGGTGCCGGCTCACCTGGACCCTGGCGCTCGACGTCACCGGCCCCGGAAAGCACTTCATGCCGGTCAGCGGGCTGGTCTCGAACCTGTCGTTCCGGTGGTTCCTGCGGAACCTGCGCCGCTACACCGACCAGCGCTTCGCGACCGCGAGGTCTTCGTAA
- a CDS encoding metal-sulfur cluster assembly factor — translation MSESIDNSDLPEVPEAGGSTNASSNVALADIEEAMRDVVDPELGINVVDLGLVYGIHVDEGTNVVLDMTLTSAACPLTDVITDQTNSALEGLVNDVAINWVWMPPWGPDKITPDGREQLRALGFNV, via the coding sequence ATGAGCGAGTCCATCGACAACAGCGACCTGCCCGAGGTCCCCGAGGCCGGCGGGAGCACGAACGCCTCCTCCAACGTGGCGTTGGCCGACATCGAGGAGGCGATGCGCGACGTCGTCGACCCCGAGCTCGGCATCAACGTCGTCGACCTCGGCCTGGTCTACGGCATCCACGTCGACGAGGGCACCAACGTCGTCCTCGACATGACGCTGACCTCGGCGGCCTGCCCGCTGACCGACGTGATCACCGACCAGACCAACTCCGCGCTGGAGGGTCTGGTCAACGACGTCGCCATCAACTGGGTCTGGATGCCGCCGTGGGGTCCCGACAAGATCACCCCCGACGGCCGCGAGCAGCTCCGCGCGCTCGGCTTCAACGTCTGA
- the sufU gene encoding Fe-S cluster assembly sulfur transfer protein SufU, translated as MTAQDLDALYQEIILDHYKNPHGKGLREHADHTAEVHHVNPTCGDEVTLRVHVADGVVDDVSYDALGCSISQASASVLHDLVVGKSVDEAMAIHQEFLTLMQGKGTVEPDEDVLEDGIAFAGVAKFPARVKCALLSWMAWKDATAQVVAGDGDK; from the coding sequence ATGACGGCACAGGATCTGGATGCCCTCTACCAGGAGATCATCCTCGACCACTACAAGAACCCCCACGGCAAGGGGCTGCGCGAGCATGCCGACCACACCGCGGAGGTCCACCACGTCAACCCGACCTGTGGTGACGAGGTGACCCTGCGGGTCCACGTCGCGGACGGTGTCGTCGACGACGTGTCGTACGACGCCCTCGGCTGCTCGATCTCGCAGGCCTCGGCATCGGTGCTCCACGACCTCGTGGTCGGCAAGAGCGTCGACGAGGCGATGGCGATCCACCAGGAGTTCCTCACCCTGATGCAGGGCAAGGGCACGGTGGAGCCCGACGAGGACGTGCTCGAGGACGGGATCGCCTTCGCCGGCGTGGCGAAGTTCCCGGCCCGCGTGAAGTGTGCGCTGCTGTCGTGGATGGCGTGGAAGGACGCGACGGCCCAGGTCGTCGCCGGAGACGGAGACAAGTGA
- a CDS encoding cysteine desulfurase — translation MTLEGLLPELAVIRKDFPILERTLAGGLPLVYLDSANTSQKPQVVIDTMVDHLERHNANIARAMHQLGAESTEAFEAARDKVAAFIGAPDRDEVIFTKNASEALNLVANTLAWAGPLQVGAGDEVVITEMEHHSNIVPWQLLTQRTGATLRWFGLTDDGQLDLSGVDQLINEHTKVVSLTWVSNMLGTINPIAEITRRAHAVGAIVVVDASQAAPQLPIDLASMPVEERPDLVAFTGHKVVGPTGIGVLWGSRAVLDALPPFLGGGEMIETVRMEGSTYAGIPHKFEAGTPPIVEAIGLGAAVDYLGHIGLDAIHAHEKAITGYALEGLQSVKGLSVLGPLDAALRGGAISFELDGVHPHDIAQVLDSRGVAVRAGHHCAKPAHARFGVQASTRMSSYLYTEPREIDALVEALEYTRSYFKLD, via the coding sequence ATGACCCTGGAGGGGCTCCTCCCGGAGCTGGCGGTCATCCGCAAGGACTTCCCGATCCTCGAGCGCACGCTCGCGGGCGGGCTGCCGCTGGTCTACCTCGACAGCGCCAACACCTCGCAGAAGCCGCAGGTGGTCATCGACACGATGGTCGACCACCTGGAGCGACACAACGCCAACATCGCCCGCGCCATGCACCAGTTGGGCGCGGAGTCGACCGAGGCGTTCGAGGCGGCGCGAGACAAGGTGGCGGCGTTCATCGGCGCGCCCGACCGTGACGAGGTGATCTTCACCAAGAACGCCTCCGAGGCGCTCAACCTGGTCGCCAACACCCTGGCCTGGGCGGGACCGCTGCAGGTCGGTGCGGGTGACGAGGTGGTCATCACCGAGATGGAGCACCACTCCAACATCGTGCCGTGGCAGCTGCTCACCCAGCGCACCGGTGCGACGCTGCGCTGGTTCGGCCTCACCGACGACGGACAGCTCGACCTGTCCGGCGTCGACCAGCTGATCAACGAGCACACCAAGGTCGTCTCGCTGACCTGGGTGTCCAACATGCTCGGCACGATCAACCCGATCGCCGAGATCACCCGCCGGGCGCACGCCGTCGGCGCGATCGTCGTCGTCGACGCGTCGCAGGCGGCGCCGCAGCTGCCGATCGACCTGGCCTCGATGCCGGTCGAGGAGCGCCCCGACCTGGTCGCCTTCACCGGTCACAAGGTCGTCGGCCCCACCGGCATCGGCGTGCTCTGGGGCTCGCGGGCGGTGCTCGACGCGCTGCCGCCGTTCCTCGGCGGCGGCGAGATGATCGAGACCGTGCGGATGGAGGGCTCGACGTACGCCGGGATCCCGCACAAGTTCGAGGCCGGCACGCCGCCGATCGTCGAGGCGATCGGTCTCGGCGCAGCGGTGGACTACCTCGGGCACATCGGGCTCGACGCGATCCACGCCCACGAGAAGGCGATCACCGGCTACGCCCTCGAGGGCCTGCAGTCGGTGAAGGGCCTGAGCGTGCTCGGCCCGCTCGACGCGGCCCTGCGCGGTGGTGCGATCTCCTTCGAGCTCGACGGCGTGCACCCGCACGACATCGCGCAGGTGCTCGACAGCCGCGGTGTCGCCGTGCGCGCCGGCCACCACTGCGCGAAGCCGGCCCACGCCCGCTTCGGCGTGCAGGCCTCGACGCGGATGTCGTCGTACCTCTACACCGAGCCGCGTGAGATCGACGCCCTCGTCGAGGCGCTGGAATACACGCGTTCCTACTTCAAGTTGGACTGA